Below is a window of Camelina sativa cultivar DH55 chromosome 11, Cs, whole genome shotgun sequence DNA.
AGTAAACTACGCTTGTTAAGATACTTGAATTGTTTTGTTCGTAAAAGTGTATGTAATTGTTTATTTCACTTAAAATCTCAATATTCCACTGCATATATCTTTGCCCGTTTGCCGCAATGtatgtttaattgttttattctACTAACAAGTGTATATTGACTTGTAGAACCAATAGAACCAAACTTACATTAGTCACAGTTTGGTGGGTTTGTGCATTCATATACAGCAGAAGCAGGTTGCTTGTACACAGGAACGCTGTTTGCGTCTAACAATCTTACTTCTCCTGGTCCAAAATACAACTCCGAGTGCCTCCGAAGGTCGAGGCCTTGTATACCAGCTTGTAACACAGATAAGTTGTCTGAATCAGGCGAAACAATGACGATCGTGTCCTCTGAGTATTGAGTCTCGAGAATGGACATGAGCTGCGTCACACGCACGAATACATCTGATACACTCTCGTTAGGCGTACCGTCGCTTATAGGAGGAGGTTTTGTCTTCATCGATATCGAGTCCAATGCATACACCTGCAGAGAAAATGAAACCTTAATATTCTTCAACCCTAGCTAGCTTTTGTTTCTTATAGTCTCATTTACATGTTTAAATGTGATGAAATTGTTGAATCTTACTTCTGAAATGGAATCTAGCTTCTTGCCTTCGTAAGCTCCTAATCCACGAGCATCGAGAAAGCTATATTCCGGAACAATATAGCTGCAGAAACAAAAGTGAGCATTTAACATTCAATGTACCATCACAAAGATTAGATTCCATAGTTATAACCTCACTAAAGGAGTAAGAAGACTAATGGAACCATTTTACCTGCGACTAATCCCATTGATGGAGGCAATGATTTCAGCAGCCTGATAAGCTCTCTGTGTAATGGAAGGCCAGAGCCAACAGTTTCGATCACAAGCTCCCATTGCCTTTAACTGTAACGCAGCTCTCACAGTCTGCTTCTTACCTTTTTCTGATAATCCGCTATCAACCGATGTTTTGGCCACCGGGTTTGTGTTGATGATCCCCAAGCTTTCGTAATCAGATTCCCCAGCCCTCACAAGGTAATAActtgattcaagaaaaaaaaacacacatttgtttattattattagctcACAAGGATTACATATGATTCAAATCTGAGCCAGTTGATCTTCTCtagaaacaaaatcaagaacaagaatcaaaaacaaaatcaagaacaaaatcagaaacacaACAACTTCACAAGAGCCTTCAAAGCTAATTACACTTCCAAAACTTAAATCTATCAAACTCTAACTCAGTGCTAAGCAAAAGGGCGAAGATACAAAATACACATTGTTGTATACACAGAAACtgaagattagggttttcgaaaaaaaagtgaattacCGATTAGAGAGACGGAGAGGCGGCATTTGAAAGAGGCCGCGTGCGTTGGCTGGTGCGACGGTGAGTGATGGTGTGGCGATACATACGGAGAGAGTCTTGAACAGGTCTCGACGGGTAATAATCTGCGGCGAGGATAGTAAACTTAGAGGAATTTGGTACCTTTCCGACGACGGAGGAGCATGTGCGGCGGTGGTGACCGCCGGCGATGATGATAACATAATTCAATCGTCATCTCAAACGGTATCTCTGGTCCTCCGCGTTTTAAgggagaccaaaaaaaaaactacacttgTGAACCGCACATTCCGGTTTTGATAATTGGTTCGTTTCTAAATTTGAATCGAGTAAACCGGTAACTAACCACATTGTAATCGACTCGGAATTAAATGACAATTTTACCCCTGATATCAGGTTTATTCATATCAGGATCAGTTTTACTAAAACAAACCTataacaagagaagagaagctctGTTTATTACTCTGTTCTTATTAACATCAAATCGTCTTACAGTTTCGAGAAACAATGTTATAAAGTAATCTGTTAAACTTGAATTAAAACTATAACTGTAACAAATTACATATACAAtcatttcaattaaaaaagttaCAATCATGTTTCcacttgttcatttttttttcttttcttaataggTTTCCTTCCacataataattgtaataagaACTTTACCTCACTTTTGATTCTATCTTTTTAACCTATCGATGAAGCACCAGTGGGCAGTGAAATAGCTGATGGAATTGTTAAGCCTCGCTAAGTTCGATTCCAGCGTTCGAATGCCGCTTGTCGTGATCATCTTCATCGTTCCAGTTAGTTGTTTTATAGTAAGTTGCGTATAATATAAGTTGGATTATTCCTGATAGCGATCCAAGACTATTTGGAACCTGTTTTCATGGAAAATAATTAGCTCATACTATAaggatttgagtttttttgtacTTAGAAAATATGATGAGTAGGGTTGAAATGAAGTTTTGTACCAAGATATAGGGGTCGAATTTAAGACATGCATAAATGACCCAAACGACACCGTTCGTGAGGTTGGCTAATGAAAGGAAGAAGGGCATGTACTTCACGCTCTTTGTCTTTATCACAAGTTTCTGCTCCAcgttattaattaaaatgtaagtAATTCACGAGAGACAAAGAGAACAAATAAAAGTAGTAGTTAGTGTATCCAATTTAATTTTTGCGTTTCCGTGATTGATGAACTAAATTAGTCTAGCTAGAAAACAGCATACCATGACGGTGAGAGGAGCAGCATACATGATGACGTTGAAAACAATACACAAGACCCCAATTAGCATAGATCTCTGTTTTGTTGTATGCAAAAAATACAATGTGCAGAAGATCACCACCGTCATGAATATCACCTCGATCACCATAGCTATTGTGATCCTTCtctgttacatatatatattcacaactTTCACATATCAAAAACTATCCCAATCATCGATCTATCtcgacctatatatatatatatatatatatatatagttttatcaTGCGTGTTGACATTAATTTTGGGGAACTAAAAGGCTTACGCGGATAGCCGAAGTAgcgaaaatgaagaagatggtgaCGTAAACGAGTTCCATGAAAAGACCAGTTCCATTAATGGTGATGACGAGGAGACTGTCGGGCTGGACGAAAGGAAGTCCGTAAAATGTCCACATCATGCAGTTTAGAACCGTAGCTACGTATGGATCTGGCTTAAACTCCGACACAGATTTCATCTTCCATATCTTCACAATCGTTGGtctgcatatatataatttcacatATTATTCATATCATGCATTAGCTTAACATCATAGTTcatgcaacaacaaaaatattatatatatgtatcgaTCATGTGCTTACATTGGAGCGCAGAACAAGCCGAAAGAGATCACATTTCCTATAAACATTTAACaggaaaaatcaagaaattagCATGTTGATTGAATTAAAATTGTGCATGTTTTTGATTGAATTTTGTGAAAGACTTACCGATGATTCCGACGACCGTCCGGGCTGTATGGGCGTCcgtcattttttttcttttgttactaCGAAAGAAGATTTCTTTTGTCTTCTACAAAAATTTCCAAAGaactaatataatatatttgtgaaaaataaaaggagaagaaaaacacaaaatgttGAGATGATTTGTATTCTTCTTTTCGATCGATGATGcttgtttatgtatatatttttctttactacctttagttttttagtttctgatttttgatgagtttttgttttgtttgatgaaatagcttctttagtttattttttttgtgtggatttctgggttctgtttttgttcttgttttttgtttttttggtatatgaattttttttggtttctgttttatgaagaagaaaaaagaacaaaaaggatTTTAATAGCGAGTCTGTGAAACAGCAGAATCTGAGTAGAGAGTAACAAACGCATGACACGTGGTTTCAAAATTGAACTATGAAACCGTTGACTCCGCTCGTACCCCATGCATGAGAAACACCCGGCTCTTCACTCACATTTAATacctctctcttttattttctcaaacatTAACATACATTTACTAAATTACTATCTTTATAATTTCATCAAACTTATGAAACATTCGATCTACATCATAATGAAATCGTGGGCTAAGTTGTGATTTTAAGTATCAATATATCCGAGGAGTATTATGTAGTTGGTCAAGCTCGAATTATGACGATACCACCAAGAGAGAAACGATTTTATTACCGGAGGTaaaaaaagactttaaaatGGAGCAGCTCATTTGATGGATTGTTTGGGTATGATCCAGTTGAGAGACAAGTTTTCACATTAGTGGGAGGTCCAATGAAGCAGCCATTGAGGAGTCTTGACATCCAAGGCATTTGGAATCGCTCTCCAGAAGCAAGGAGTACTGGTTTATGCATCAATGAGTTTATCTATTACATTGCACATGTAGAAAAGAATGATCCGGAGTTCTATGAATTAGTGAGGTTCGACCTTAATTAGACTCGAAGGTTTGTTCATATCCAGATGCCCATAACTGTGAAGATGAATCAGCTCAATGAAGTGAGTTTCGATGAATTGGCTTTGGTAAACTACCAAGGGAAATTAGGATGCATACGTTACAAAAAAGTTAGTGCAGAGATGTGGACTATGGAAGATCATATAGAGAAACAAGAATAGTCGTCTAATATTAAATTATCCAATCACTTATTAGAAGATGGTGACTGCATCGGTGGAGTCACTCCTAATGGTGAGATTGTGATAATGCCAAAGACACTGGTACCTGGTTGACGATGGGGCGCCTGCTGTTATGATCCGAAGCAAAAGAAGAGTTATCATCCTTATCGTATTGGAAAGGAGGAATCAAAATAAATCTCAGATGTGAGTTTTTACGCCCGGATCACATTTGTTCAACTCGTTCCCTTAGTTTATATAgtctatataattaatatacacacttttttttatcacattttgttttataaaaaaatatttatttgcaCCAGCCTAAGGAATTGCATGACAGTTTTTTTATGATTCTCAATCCTGCATGTATAAGGGAGGTTTCCCTTTCATTAGCGAAAATTTGTCTTAAAGATTATAATATTGATCTTTAAGTTTTAATCATAATTATGCTAACATATAAAGAGTGGCCTGTAAACTCGATTGATGGTTATAGTGTATATTCTTTTCAATTGATGGAACGTTTCTTGTGTTATCtcaaaaacaagtttttaattGATCATATTACTTCAAATCTTAAGCGCATGTAACTGAAAGATAACAAAGTACCATAGAGAcaataaattgaaaaacaaGGTAACAAAGAAAAACACTAGCTAGATCGAGAAACAGAGTAACAAAGAGACGAAAACAAAGTAGTGAAGACAGCATCCTTCAACCGCCTAcaagtaaaattatttaacccttccaaaattattgatgtttttttatttttattttttcagaatatcaaatcaacatataataaataaataaagcaaTCATTTATTCATgatttattgattatatatacaagTGGAAGTTGCATATTCCTAGTACaacaaggaaaaataaattatctcttatattttcctgttttaaaatagaaaagtttataATCATAAGTACGATGATAACAAGTTGCTAAATTTGCGTCGGTATATATGTTTCTCTGTATGTGTTGAAATTATACACTAGAGATCAGTAAAAAATTATGAGCATAATATTGTTGCCTcttacttatttaatttgttctttggtcgtttatgctttttttttttctttttgtttttaaatactGTTATAGCTTAAAACACGTGAAGAACTATGAAGGTTTAGTTCTTCTTCATAGCAGAATTTCCTTCGGAAATATCTCATCAAAAGGACAATCAGATTCTCGTTCTCTGCTTTGGGCAATAGAAAGCATAAAGAGTCTTGAagttttaaaagtaattttttgGTTGAATCCAAAAGAATTAGTAGGAGCAATCACTCGTCCTGCTGCATGGCCAAATTTTAAGGTACAATCGGTATTATTGCATCAAGCCTTAACTCTTATCCCAGCTTGGAAAGTAATGGTGGAAGATAGGAAGGCTAATCTTGAAGCAGCACTCATAGCAAAGAGTGTCACCCGAGATGATCGATCACAATCGTACGTAGCTAGTGGCTACCCATTTTGGTTACAGACAGTCTTCGAAGCCGACATAATCCATAGCTTGATTTCGACCTGTATTATGATTGTTTTCGATCTTTTGTATGTGCATAACTCAGCTTTtggtataaatataaaaaaatcattcagacgaaaaaaaaaaaaaaagcttaaaacaCGTGAAGGAAGATGAAGGCGGACCTATGTAGAAGGTAGGGAGGTCAATTGACCCCCCTAAACTAGTAAAATAGTTGTGTTTGCATGTAAAGCCAATGAATTATCGGTAGCAAAGTTGGTTTATCCAGCAGAAATGACCCCCATTACCCGGGATCGAGTGTCACCTCttacttatatattatttttttcattttaacagtttacaaaaaaaatgaccCTCCCAAATTTATTTCCTGGGTCCGCCATTGTAGTAAAGCACTGGATGGTGGACTCCATAACCGGCCATGTATGGCCCATATACGTTTAGTGCCTTACGGCCCATCGGCCTATTCTTTTTCCTAGTCGGTTATGGGCTTTAGCCCTTgtactttactatatatatatataacctcattcgattatcaataataagaacaagagaattcCTTCATTcgattctctagtttacaacacatTATCAGCATGATCGTTTCTAAAGATGCAGCtgagtaaaaccctaaaaaccctaaccGCCGCcgttcatccttcttcttccaccaaaaccctaaaccgccgtCTCTCTCCTCTTTGTTCGAAACTAACTCCTGTTCACGAGCAAACCTGTGCTCGTGATCAAGTTCTATCCGAAACCTGTTCGAGGTTGGTTCGCGGTTCCGGGGTGAGTGCAGTACGTGAGCGGTACAAGGAGCGGTTCGAGATCTGTTCGTGGGAAAGCTGTTTGAGGTTCTGTTCGAGGTTCGTGAGAGATATcagaggtctttagctcccagatcaaaaccGGTCAGACCCCtattggtgttaaggtaaaATCGAAATCTTATGGGACCATATAATCGAACATGACCTTAATACTATTGAACCCTAAAACGATGCAAGTacacaacaaacaaagtttACGATCCCTAATcctaaaaacttaaaatcggatgtttaggattgttagattatTTGTGAATTGCACCAAACTATGTCAAGTATAAATCCGGTtgattgttatttgttgttgtttgattgtttgttgcataagaaccctagAACTAAACTGTTAAAATCAAGTTCCATAAGTGAAATATTAATCTGATTGTTCTAggataattaaaatatgaaactgCATGCATCCttgaaattaaatcaaatttggcATAGAATTTTCCTGTAAATTTAGGTTGCATAAGAACCCCCTAAAATCCTAAATTAAAATCGATTTAGgtgtttgagaaattcaaaccctaaaaactaaGAATTTAAAATCGGAAATTATTATGtgtttacataaaataaatttggataacttctaaattaattataattattatcctaaagtttaaacaatattttgttgttatctaagttaagaaaaaggaaaaattctaaaattatctaagaaaaaggaaattctagtaaaaagaaaattgtttcaTGCTAGTTTCTatctagttttgtttgttttccatgcataaccgaaaataataaagtgaaaataaggcatggttcggtctcaaataccgcatggcctaaggcatggtccggtcttaaataccgcatgacctattgattgattgcatggttcggtcttaaataccgcatgataATGATCAGTTGTCTATTTTCTGTTTTACGCAGATGGCAAGGTTGAACAATCTAGACTATGCTGCTTTGAATGCTTCTGGAGACAACTACTTGaaatgggcattggacactaagatcaaTCTGAAGTCAAAGGACTTATTTGAATGCATTGAAGAAGATTATGATCCAACTGAAAAGCAAAAGTACAAGGCCATTCAGCATATgcgccatcaccttgctgagagtcttaAAGATCAGTACCTCACCATAGAGAATCCTCCTGAACTTTGGACAGAGCTTAAACGCAGATACGGACACCAACaaacggtgctcctaccaaaggctcaattcgattggaaaaacctaaggatccaggattacaaatccgtggatgagtataactctgagatttttaggattgtctcactccttaggttgtgtggtactgaagTGACAGAGAAATAGTTGCTAGAGAAGACTTTGTCTACTTTTAGCACTCACAACATATTACTTCAGCAACAGTACCGtgaaaaaggtttcaaaacctATGGGGCTTTAATCTCATGTTTGCTACTagctgagcaaaacaatgagctgttgttgatgaatagtgctatgagacctcccggTACAACCCCATTACCGGAAGCACACAAGGTAGATGTGGCAAAGCAAAATGAGCCTAAAGAGCCCAaggagaccaactacgtccacagagaaagacactatggccatggccgtggtggcagaggacgggGTGGTCGTGGACAGTACCAAGCTAGCCGATTTGATGGTTACGGCCGTGgtggccgtggccgtggtggtaggggccgtggtggtaggggccgtggtggtaggggccgtgggtcctttaaaccacaaaacaaggctaaatcggtttgtcatCGATGTGGTATGTCTAACCATTGGGCCAAGAATTGCAGAACGCCCAAACatctcattgatgcatatcaagagattttgaagaagaatcCAGAGGCCAACTATGTGtatctcgatggtgaagatgacttcgaccatgagaatgatgattcaCTAGACTATGAGACTTCCGATTGTTTTAAGGAAGATAACTAGTTTTAAATTctagtttttggtttaatttataagttttatgctttatttcgttttatgtattggataattattttggtttaaattcaatgattttatttaaatatttctttgcttattttattaaagtttaaaacaaaaattattgtcattatagaaatggctgaggatatgagtgtactagtggtggacagtggatccatccacacaatattgaaggacaaaagatattttataaaccttatattgaaaaatgccaatgttagtacaattgcgagTATAGCAAATTTAATAGAAGGTTACGGCCAGGCACATATATTAttgcctaatggcacacatattGAATTATGTGATGCAttgtactcacccagctctaagagaagcttattgagctttaaagacattcgtttgaatggttatcatattgaaacaaagggtgaaggtAGCAAAGAATTTTTATACATTACTGAAATTGTGAAAGGCCGTAAGAAGGTCCttgagactatacctgcactagccactggtttataccatgctaagattaacatgatagaagctaacttggcaaagcacaaaatgttcaatgaacagttcactctatggcatgaccggcttggccatccgggaaCGAACATGATGCGTCAACTAATTAACAGTTCAAATGGGCACACCCTTAAGGATAGAAAAtttatccctaaaaatctcacgtgtgtagcatgtgcacaagggaaacttattatacgGCCATCACCAGCCAAGGTccataaagagactttaaactttctgtaaaggatacaaggtgatatatgtggaccaatacacccaccttgtgggacgtttagatattttatggttatgattgatgcatcaaccagatggtcacacgtttgcttgttatccacaaggaacctagcatttgctaggatgttagctcaaattataagactaagagcacattttccagattttccacttaagactatacgtctagacaatgctggtgaatttacatcccaagcgtttaatgattattgtatgtccatgggggtgagtgtggaacatcctgtggcacatgtccatacacaaaacggattagttgaatccttcattaaatgaatacaattaattgctcgaccattgctaatgagatcgaagcttcctgtgtcggcttggggacacacatttttacatgcagcagaactaatacgcatcaggccatctagtgaacataaatattcgccatcccaattattaacgggtcatgagccagacatatcccatctcaaaacattcgggtgtgtcatttatgtaccgattgctccaccacagagaa
It encodes the following:
- the LOC104726884 gene encoding uncharacterized protein LOC104726884 → MLSSSPAVTTAAHAPPSSERYQIPLSLLSSPQIITRRDLFKTLSVCIATPSLTVAPANARGLFQMPPLRLSNRYYLVRAGESDYESLGIINTNPVAKTSVDSGLSEKGKKQTVRAALQLKAMGACDRNCWLWPSITQRAYQAAEIIASINGISRSYIVPEYSFLDARGLGAYEGKKLDSISEVYALDSISMKTKPPPISDGTPNESVSDVFVRVTQLMSILETQYSEDTIVIVSPDSDNLSVLQAGIQGLDLRRHSELYFGPGEVRLLDANSVPVYKQPASAVYECTNPPNCD
- the LOC104726885 gene encoding bidirectional sugar transporter SWEET5, with protein sequence MTDAHTARTVVGIIGNVISFGLFCAPIPTIVKIWKMKSVSEFKPDPYVATVLNCMMWTFYGLPFVQPDSLLVITINGTGLFMELVYVTIFFIFATSAIRRRITIAMVIEVIFMTVVIFCTLYFLHTTKQRSMLIGVLCIVFNVIMYAAPLTVMKLVIKTKSVKYMPFFLSLANLTNGVVWVIYACLKFDPYILVPNSLGSLSGIIQLILYATYYKTTNWNDEDDHDKRHSNAGIELSEA